Genomic DNA from Gimesia aquarii:
GATTTTCTCTTACTCTCAGGTGGTGTTTCTGCAGGTACACTAGACTTGGTTCCTTCGGAACTACAGGCAGCTGGTGTGCGACAGGTGTTTCATAAAGTAAATTTGAAGCCGGGAAAACCACTCTGGTTTGGAATTCTTGAGGAAGCAAACCGAACTCCCTGTTATATTTTTGGATTACCCGGAAACCCGGTCAGTAGCATGGTTTGCTTTGAATTATTTGTAAAATTGGCGATTCGACAATTCATGGGTTTTCCCACACCAGAAGCGGTTCCTGTGCAAGCTCGTTTGCAATTCGAATTTCAATCTAAAGGAAACCGTCCGATGTATCACCCCGCTCAGGTTGAGTGGAAAGATGGTGAAGCCATTGTTTCTCCCCTGAAAACCTTAGGTTCAGCCGACTTACGTTCAACGGTAAACGCGAATGCCGTCGCTTTGTTTCCTGCTGGAAATCAGCTTTATCAGGCAGGTGATAAGGTTGATACTTTTTTATGGTAGTAGCAGTTTCTCCCAGAATTGATCTACTCTGAAATGACTGTTTTCAGTAAAAATCACCTTGATCAGAGTCAAAATCAGGCCATTTTTCTGGAATGGCCCTATTTTGGATCATAAAAGTCGCGTAGTAAGTAGTAGAGATTTAGTTGGAACATGACGTTTCACTCACTGAGGTTTTAAAAAACCTAATTTTTAAGATCAGATTCCAAGGACGGAAATCATGGCCTTTAGCACCCTGACGTTTGAAAATTCTCACTCTGATCACTCATCGACGGAAAAATCTCCCGTGTCTGAAGATGTGCCTTCGAAAGAAGATTCGCAGAATGGTCTCCCTTTGGGGAAGGACATTCAAAAAATCATCAATACCGCGCGCACTTCTCCAGCTCCAGCTTTAGGTGCCTGGCTGATGTCGGGGCTCACTGCCTGTCTGATGTGGGCTAGCTTTACTCCTCTGGATATTGGTCCGCTGGGATGGGTTTGCCTGATTCCACTTTTGCTTCTCGTGAGAATTCCACGTAAGACACGTTTTATGTATTCGGCCATCTATTGTTCCGGGTTCTTATTCACCCTTGTGTCATTTCAGTGGATGAGGTTAGGTGACCCCACCATGTATATCGCCTGGTTTGCACTAGCGGTATATGTCGCAATTTATTTTCCTGTATTCGTTGTGCTCACACGCACTGCCGTTCATCGTTTTCACATTCCATTACCGGCAGCTGCTCCCGTCATTTGGGTTGGGCTGGAATATATGCGCGCCTACTTACTTACCGGGTTCTCGTGGTACTACATCGGACATACGCAATATCGCTGGATCGAACTCATCCAGATCAGTGATATTACAGGCGCTTATGGAGTGAGCTTTTTGGTAGTGCTGTTAGCAGCCTGTTTCGCAGATCTGGTACCTGCTTCTCTGATGAGACGATTCAAACTGTTTCCGATGAAACTTAATACTGAGGAGCAGAGTATGGATCAGACTGGCTTAAAACATATCATTCAGACTGCAGTTTGCTTGAGTCTGTTTTTTGCTGTTCTCGGATACGGATACGTTCGTCGCTCACAGGCTGCATTTCAAGAGGGACCACGTACAGCATTAATTCAAGGTAACTTTCCGACATCTGTTAAACATGACCCTGGTGAGTGGCGGTCAATCTATTTGAAGCATCAGATTTTAATGGGTGCAGCGGTTCGCTATCAGCCCGACCTAATCATCTGGCCGGAAACAATGTTCCGTTGGCCCTTAATCGAGCGTAACGGAAAAACTAATCAGGAATTACAAAAGATCGCTCCCGAAATACCTTTAGAAAAATGGAATGAACCATCTGTCCGAAAAGCACTCAGTAACATGAGTCAGGAAGCCAATGCAGCTCTGGTAATTGGACTGGATACTATTGCGGCTGGAGATTCTAAAGTAAAGCACTTTAATTCCGCCGTCTTTGTACGTCCTGACTATGGTCTCGTTTCACGCTATGATAAAGTTCACCGAGTTCCCTTCGGTGAATATTTGCCTTTGAGAGACACCTTACCAATCTTACAATATTTTACTCCCTACGGTGCATCCTTTGGTATTGATCCGGGACAACATGCTGCTAATTTCGAATATCAAAATTGGAATTTTGCTCCGATTATCTGTTTCGAAGATACGGTACCGCATCTGGTTCGCACGATGATGAACCAGTCATTTGAGTCTGATTCAGCGGGTAACTCTGTCGACTGCCTTATTAACCTGACAAACGATGGGTGGTTTCATGGCTCGAGTGAATTAGACCAACATTTGATTACAGCTGCTTTCCGTTGTGTTGAGAATCGAACGCCCATGGTACGAGCCGTGAATACCGGCATCTCGGCAGTGATTGACGGAGATGGTATGATTATCGAGCCCGATGTCTTTATAGATGGCGATAATCAAGGACGTACCACATTTGTGAATGCCAAAACAGGTCGTTGGAATAAATCAATGAATGCGGTTGTCATCGATACGATTCCACTCGATCATCGAACAAGTCTCTACACGAAATATGGTGACTGGTTTGCTGGAACCTGCTGTTTCTTTACGTTGTTCGTATTTTTTATGGCTCTACTAACTCTAAAACGAAAACCAGTCACGGTGAAGTCTTAATCACACCTCTTCTGAAATCACTTAGCCACTGTCAGGATATTGAATAGCGGTCCGATATTTGATCGATAACGTTCGAGTATTGGTCGCTTAAACCTCAATACATCTGAATACTTCTTCAATGCGCAGCTCGATTGATTGCTCCTATAGCGCTTTTTATTAGTTTTTGCAAAAAACACAGTAGAAAGCATAGAGCTGTGCCCCATCATTCCAGTTAAAATGATACTCAGGAAACGCAATTTTTTGCGTTGTTCTCAACAATATCAAACTTCAATCAACTTTGATCCAACGAAGAGTGTTTCAGAAAAATGGCATTGGACAGCTGGTATTATAAGCAATCAGACGAAACTTGTGGGCCAATCTCATTTGAAGAATTATTTGCCATGGCACATCAAGGCAAATTAAAACCTCAAATGGAGATAAAGAATGGAGAGTCTGGGAACTGGTTTCCTGCACAGGAAATCGGTGGATTATTTGAGGAAGATTCTGATAATTCTTCCTCACCAATCGATGAGATGCCTTCACTTGATGAGTTTTCCATTGTTGACTCTTCCTATGGGGTTAAGGAAGTGGAAGATCTTCCCAGCCTGGATGGATTTTCGATTATTGAAGAAGAAGACAAACTCTCTTCTGAACTCGAGTCACAACTCCCCCGCTTTGCTACACTTGAAGCCGTCAGAAGTAAACATCAAAACATTCAATGGTTTTGCCGAGTTCTAAATCAGGAATTGGGGCCCATGTCTGCAGATGACCTGACGCAGCTTCTACTTGATGGTGAGTTAGCACCTAATGATGATGTTAAATCTTCGGAAGAACCAGAATGGATTCCTGCGCGGACTGTCGTCTTCCTAAGTTCGGCTGGTAATAATGTAGATGTGTTAGACTCGGAAGATGCGGAATCCGAGAGTACGGTCGAAGCATCAACTGATACTACCAGTGAAGAACAAGTTGCAGAAATACCTTCAGAATCAACCGCAGCTAACGAGCCAGCCAAACCGCCGATTCTCAAAGTACGTTCGAGACAAAAATGGTTCTGTAAACTGGGAGGGATGGGATACGGCCCCATTGAAGCCCATAAGATAAAATTATGGGCAGAGCAAGCACGCATCGAGTCGACGGACTTACTCAAACTAGGTCGAAAAGGCGAGTGGTTTGAGGCTTGGCAAATTGAAGCACTGCAATTGAAAAAACCAGCAGATCCAGAAACGGCTGACGAAGCTGCGACTATTGAAGAATCGAAAGAGCAAGAATCTAAACTGGTTGCAGAGCCGGTGAAAGATGTAGCGGTGACTCCCGCTCCTCCGAAAGTGCCAACGAGTACATCTCCTGCGACACCTCCGGCTCCCGTACGTCCGAAACCACAAATCAAAGTTGCGCGATCCAACCCACTTGAAGCTTTAGGTCCACTGATGAAGCCAGAGATTCTCGGTGGTGCGGCCGCTGTGATCGTTTTGGTGGCTATATTCTACTTTGTACCCCTTGGCAGCTTGTTTGGACCGGGTGGGCATGCAGAATTGGAAAAATTTCAGGGCGTATACAAAGAATTTCTTGCGCTTCAACAAAAGAATGCCAGTGAATCTGAATATAACAGCTTCAAAAATAAAACAAAGACGGAACTGACACCGATTATTGAGGAACTGGAAACAAGCGCAAGTTCTGATCGCCCTCATTTGCAACACTTACTATGGGCAGGCAGAGATTACCTGTATCCTATGATCGATAACGCTAACAAAGAAGAAAATCGTGCTCAGGAAAAATTTGAAAAGCACCTTAAAGAGTCGGAACGTATTTTAAACAAATAATGTTGAGAGCGATGTTATATCATTACCGACTTTAAAATTCCTAGTTACTCAAACGTCTTGGGGCGGCTCAGGCAATTTCTTTTTCCACCAGATTAGCGTTTTCAAGGGTCTTTTATCATTTCTTAAAAGACCTTCTGCCTGGATAAATTGAGCATCTCTTACGCGGTAAACAAACGATTGAGGTGTCTTTAGTTGTTTACCTTTGTTTGGTCCTTCTAACACTTGCAGGTCATAATACGTGAACACATTCACGTCAGTCATTCGTTGCAACTGAAATTTTGCTTGATGTGAATGAATTAACTTTCCATTGCGGTCATATACTCTGAGAGTGGAAATTTTTTGTTTGAGCTCCTGTTCCACTCTGAGTGGTCCCCCTTTAGAGTCCTGGTCGTTTCTACTCCATATTCCTTCCAGCTTCTGATAATCTTCTTCCGGTGCGGGTTCTGCAGAATAGACTTTTGAACCAGATGTCAGAATTATGATTATTAAAAGAAGCTGTTTCATTTGTTCGCCTTTTCTTTGTAATCACCAGTTTAGTGAAAGACTATTTTAATCTTGTCGTTCAAAATGCAAAGGATGATCAGACTCAAGATCAGCAACACGCATGGAAATTTTACCGTCGAGCACATCCGTCAGTAGCTCGCCACAGACATCAGCGCGCCAACCAGCCATCAGGCGTGGCTTTTCCTCACTATGTTCGCGATAGACATGGTAGCGAACGAGATGCCTTAAGTCGGCTGATGTTCCGACGAGTGTTTGAGAAACATTCATTTCTGCACAGCGATTTGCCAATGCGATGCCTAATAGCTTTCCAATGACCTGCTCATCTTGATTTTGCTGAGTATTCGGATTCTCGATAAGTCGAGGAAGTTCATTATTGGGAATCTGCTGTGCCTTGGCGATACGTTCTACGACTTCTGGGGCCAGTTTGAACATGTTTTTACGATTTAAATCACGAGTGGCAATCAGATCCTGGGTTGTGGCTGGTTTCCGACGGGCCAACTCGATTAATAGATCGTCGCGCAAGATTCTGCGTGCGGGCTGATCTTTTTCCTGAGCCACTTCATCTCGCCAATCAAATAATTCCCGAATGATGGCCAGTTCGCGAGGCTTTAATTTATGAAGTCCAGAAAGGCGTCGCCAGTTTTCACGGTGGAATTCGGAATTCACTTCATCGATCATCCGCTGAAACTCGGCTTCTGCCCACTCAACTCGACCCAGATCCCTTAATTCCTTTTCCTGTATTCTCCAGATCTTCAGTACATACTTTACATCGTCTAAGGCGTATTTAATTTGCTGCTGTGTGAGCGGTCTACGGCGCCAGTCTGTGCGAGTCTCTTTACTTCCTGCTTTTTCATTGAGTACGCGCGCAACTAATGCAGTATAAGAAATGGGAAAGCTTCGAGACCTCAATCCCTCGGCAATTTGTAAGTCAATCAGTTTTTGCGGTTTGCTTCCAGAAAAATGACGACAAAATCGAACTTCTTCACGCCCGCCGTGTACGACCACGGTGGTAGACTCGTTCGTCATAATATCCCACCAGGGGGACAAATCTTTTACCTGGTAAGGATCGACGGCAACGGTCTGACCATTCAAGGCAAACTGTAGCAGAGAAAGTTCTGGACGATAGGTAAACTCTGAAACAAATTCCGTATCAAATGCAACGATGCCGGCGTCCAAAATTTGATCGCATAATGCGAGAAACTCAGACTGCTTAACAATGAGAGGGTTCGACATCCTTCGATTGTTTCCTTTTTCGGGTCAGATAGGTCAGGCTGAGAGTCTGACTGTTTTTAGAATGAGTTTTCTTATTTCGTTCTTAAATCCTAATGTTGTATATATTTATTATATTCGTCAATGAACTGAGGAACATTTTGTGGCTCTTGATTTGTTTGTTATGAGACCGGAAACACCTAGTTTTCTTCATAAAATGCCCTAGAAGTCGAGTCGTTTGGTAAAAATCCGGTAAGTTGAACTGGCAGCAGTGACGATTCAGTATATAAAGGAAACATAAATCTTTTATCCGTCGGCAATTTCTGCCGGTAGGCATCCCAACTCACAAAACCGCTCTAGGAGTACATTATCATGGAAGATGATGGTCCACCGGGAGTTCCGGAATGGGTGGTCACTTATGGTGACATGATGTCACTACTTTTGACTTTTTTCATCATGTTGGTTTCTCTGAGCGAAATCGTCAACGATGAAAAGTATCGGTCCATTCTGGAATCCATTCAGAAATACACCGGTTACCGTACGGGGCCGGTGGCACCCCCTGGCAAGTATTTTCCGATGAACTCGCTTGTTGAACAAATGAGCCTGTTAGGTGCCTATACGGATAGCCCAGAGAGAGGACGAGGTGGTATCAAGACGCGTTCCATTCAAGGAAAAGATGTCAGAGTTTACCGAACCAGAGAGGGAGTTCCTCTCAGAGTGGGAAAGCAACTTTATTATAACCAGACGGCGATTGAACTGAATCAGGAGTCTAAGGAAAAGTTAGACGAAATCGTTCCAGAGCTGGCTGGTAAACCAAATAAAATTGAGTTGAGGTCTCACACCTCAACAGAACCGCTGCCGGCAGATTCGCCAATAAAAGATAAACTTGTATTAACATATGACCGTGGTCGTCATGTAATGGCGTACTTGATTCAGAAAGGGATTGCGCCAAAACGGATCAGAATCACCGCAGCTGCTGACTATGAACCAACGCATCAGTCTGGCGATGAAAAGTCGGAGCAAATGGATCGGCTAGATGTTTTACTGCTGGATGCCTTTGTTGAAGATTACGTCGGCTCCAGAAAATGATTACTCGCCTACCAACTCATTTGACTTGCTATGAAACTGACGAGATGGTGCGTCTTTTATTTTTAAGATATGAGGAGTTGAGATTTCATTGTGTGCTTCATCAATCCGAGACGTTACATCAGGGGCTAGTGGCACATACATAGATGAAACACGTGCTTTCATACTATTCTCTTTTGTGGT
This window encodes:
- the lnt gene encoding apolipoprotein N-acyltransferase, with the translated sequence MAFSTLTFENSHSDHSSTEKSPVSEDVPSKEDSQNGLPLGKDIQKIINTARTSPAPALGAWLMSGLTACLMWASFTPLDIGPLGWVCLIPLLLLVRIPRKTRFMYSAIYCSGFLFTLVSFQWMRLGDPTMYIAWFALAVYVAIYFPVFVVLTRTAVHRFHIPLPAAAPVIWVGLEYMRAYLLTGFSWYYIGHTQYRWIELIQISDITGAYGVSFLVVLLAACFADLVPASLMRRFKLFPMKLNTEEQSMDQTGLKHIIQTAVCLSLFFAVLGYGYVRRSQAAFQEGPRTALIQGNFPTSVKHDPGEWRSIYLKHQILMGAAVRYQPDLIIWPETMFRWPLIERNGKTNQELQKIAPEIPLEKWNEPSVRKALSNMSQEANAALVIGLDTIAAGDSKVKHFNSAVFVRPDYGLVSRYDKVHRVPFGEYLPLRDTLPILQYFTPYGASFGIDPGQHAANFEYQNWNFAPIICFEDTVPHLVRTMMNQSFESDSAGNSVDCLINLTNDGWFHGSSELDQHLITAAFRCVENRTPMVRAVNTGISAVIDGDGMIIEPDVFIDGDNQGRTTFVNAKTGRWNKSMNAVVIDTIPLDHRTSLYTKYGDWFAGTCCFFTLFVFFMALLTLKRKPVTVKS
- a CDS encoding DUF4339 domain-containing protein, which codes for MALDSWYYKQSDETCGPISFEELFAMAHQGKLKPQMEIKNGESGNWFPAQEIGGLFEEDSDNSSSPIDEMPSLDEFSIVDSSYGVKEVEDLPSLDGFSIIEEEDKLSSELESQLPRFATLEAVRSKHQNIQWFCRVLNQELGPMSADDLTQLLLDGELAPNDDVKSSEEPEWIPARTVVFLSSAGNNVDVLDSEDAESESTVEASTDTTSEEQVAEIPSESTAANEPAKPPILKVRSRQKWFCKLGGMGYGPIEAHKIKLWAEQARIESTDLLKLGRKGEWFEAWQIEALQLKKPADPETADEAATIEESKEQESKLVAEPVKDVAVTPAPPKVPTSTSPATPPAPVRPKPQIKVARSNPLEALGPLMKPEILGGAAAVIVLVAIFYFVPLGSLFGPGGHAELEKFQGVYKEFLALQQKNASESEYNSFKNKTKTELTPIIEELETSASSDRPHLQHLLWAGRDYLYPMIDNANKEENRAQEKFEKHLKESERILNK
- a CDS encoding ribonuclease D; this translates as MSNPLIVKQSEFLALCDQILDAGIVAFDTEFVSEFTYRPELSLLQFALNGQTVAVDPYQVKDLSPWWDIMTNESTTVVVHGGREEVRFCRHFSGSKPQKLIDLQIAEGLRSRSFPISYTALVARVLNEKAGSKETRTDWRRRPLTQQQIKYALDDVKYVLKIWRIQEKELRDLGRVEWAEAEFQRMIDEVNSEFHRENWRRLSGLHKLKPRELAIIRELFDWRDEVAQEKDQPARRILRDDLLIELARRKPATTQDLIATRDLNRKNMFKLAPEVVERIAKAQQIPNNELPRLIENPNTQQNQDEQVIGKLLGIALANRCAEMNVSQTLVGTSADLRHLVRYHVYREHSEEKPRLMAGWRADVCGELLTDVLDGKISMRVADLESDHPLHFERQD
- a CDS encoding OmpA/MotB family protein, translating into MEDDGPPGVPEWVVTYGDMMSLLLTFFIMLVSLSEIVNDEKYRSILESIQKYTGYRTGPVAPPGKYFPMNSLVEQMSLLGAYTDSPERGRGGIKTRSIQGKDVRVYRTREGVPLRVGKQLYYNQTAIELNQESKEKLDEIVPELAGKPNKIELRSHTSTEPLPADSPIKDKLVLTYDRGRHVMAYLIQKGIAPKRIRITAAADYEPTHQSGDEKSEQMDRLDVLLLDAFVEDYVGSRK